AACTCGTTGTCGCGCACCGAGTGGAAGGTGCCGTTGAAGGCGTACTCCTCGCCCTCGGGGTCGACGTGCAGGTAGCGGTAGCCGCCCTGTGGCACGAAGTCCCAGCGCTCGACGCGCATCTCGTAGCCGTTGGGGCCGAGCCAGCGCTTGACGAGCTCGGGGTCGCGGTGCGCGTTGAAGACGGCGGCGACGGGTGCGTCGAACTCTCGCTCGATCTCGACGAAGGGCAGGCCTTCGGGGGCGGTGATGGTGACGGGGTTCGTCATGATCAGGTCTCTTCTCTGGCGTGCCCGGCTGGAGCGCCGGGCTCGGCGGAGTCGGTCGGTTGCGCGATCGGCGCAGCCGGGTCGACGGATGCCCCGGCGTCCGGGCCGGGGGCTTCGGCGAGCAGCGCATCCAACGTGCGGAACTGCTGCTCGTGGATCAGCCGGTAGCGGTCGATCCACGCGGTG
The sequence above is a segment of the Agromyces hippuratus genome. Coding sequences within it:
- a CDS encoding SRPBCC family protein, yielding MTNPVTITAPEGLPFVEIEREFDAPVAAVFNAHRDPELVKRWLGPNGYEMRVERWDFVPQGGYRYLHVDPEGEEYAFNGTFHSVRDNEFAVQTFEYEGFPDVVAVESMSFEDLGGGRTLLRIHSTYPSLEARDGMIQSNMEQGLTEGYARLDGVLAA